The Cryptococcus deuterogattii R265 chromosome 3, complete sequence genome has a segment encoding these proteins:
- a CDS encoding vacuolar transporter chaperone 1, translating to MSTQPLLQRTAKKRIALPVRVEPKVFFANERTFLSWLHFAVVLGGLAVGLLNFGDKVGKISAAMYTIIAMGVMLYALVIYQMRARAIRLRTGAPYDDRLGPTILCVALLAAIVTNFILKAVYE from the exons ATGTCTACACAaccacttcttcaaagaACGGCCAAAAAG AGGATCGCCCTTCCTGTCAGAGTCGAGCCCAAGGTATTCTTTGCCAATGA ACGTACATTTCTTTCATGGCTTCATTTTGCCGTCGTCCTTGGCGGTCTAGCAGTCGGCCTCTTAAATTTTGGCGATAAG GTGGGCAAGATATCTGCCGCCATGTACACCATTATCGCGATGGGCGTCATGCTCTACGCGCTGGTCATCTATCAGATGCGTGCAAGGGCTATAAGATTAAGGACTGGGGCGCCTTATGATGACCGCTTGGGTCCC ACAATTCTGTGCGtcgcccttcttgccgCAATTGTCACCAATTTTATCCTCAAGGCTGTCTACGAATAA
- a CDS encoding para-aminobenzoate synthetase: protein MIHVSTTWRGAELTLADTNNLVTLLTRTYGDADVLEKLVVVKADKYTWDEFQRLVLPNIDCVILSPGPGRPDNPADIGFALQLLRLHPLPILGVCLGHQAIGVAFGGKIINTPKITHGHVIPVAPVQPPIGLFASPLFEADGKTQFDVVVYNSLTVDPITLPQDLEVTAWSIPSADRPASIQGLRHRFYPIWGVQYHPESISSTCGSSLLVSFLDEVHKISNQPSSYPSLLPSIVSSCAYRVVKAGSTTTSHEPLLTASASPSKLKKVNKAFGGLGKGLATEDVFQRLRKREKAVAEIWLDGQTPTRPSTSSLASPSFLLTYSLTTRTVTLHRAGFSPSTLSLPEDTTFWEWFSAGQEAITRNLHSDLEPRMSGWRGGWVGWFAYEMKEESLTGYRRRERGEGEEKVDACWGWTDRFLERTPEEEWVARGVIRQGADQLDGVKECQMLGWLQKEGIVLGATEDEWKNYIQSVSNILDTAGESRASSPLPKFHPFSSGDAYQKQIDACREAIRQGESYELTLTTSFSSTPSSFDPFALYLHLRKFNPAYYSTYMSFPTLSTSSLHGSSGMQGITILSSSPERFLKINSSRQVEMMPIKGTRARVKEGQCVCRPGIGCGGENPGSEECKQEGRREDERRGRELVEDVKERAENLMIVDLIRSDLLSCCIPSTVTVPKLIALESYGVHNLVTTVQGTLADNVGSVEAVKRCFPPGSMTGAPKLRSVQLLDGFENHQRRGIYSGALGYFSVDGVTDLSVVIRTIVVEDNRLSIGAGGAITWLSDREKEWDEVLTKVKSVVGTMDDAE from the exons ATGATTCATGTGAGTACCACGTGGCGTGGCGCCGAGCTTACTCTCGCAGACACTAACAACCTGGTCACCCTGCTCACCCGCACCTATGGGGACGCCGATGTGCTGGAAAAACTCGTCGTGGTGAAAGCGGACAAATATACGTG GGATGAGTTCCAGCGTTTAGTCCTCCCTAACATCGACTGTGTCATTCTCTCCCCCGGGCCAGGCCGCCCGGACAATCCTGCA GACATCGGTTTTGCACTCCAGCTCCTGCGTCTTCATCCGCTCCCAATCCTCGGAGTCTGCCTCGGTCACCAAGCGATTGGCGTTGCCTTTGGAGGGAAG ATCATCAATACTCCCAAAATCACCCACGGGCATGTCATCCCCGTCGCTCCAGTACAACCCCCGATTGGGCTCTTCGCTTCTCCTCTGTTTGAAGCAGATGGCAAAACTCAGTTTGATGTGGTCGTCTACAACAGTTTAACAGTAGACCCAATAA CTCTTCCTCAGGACCTTGAGGTGACAGCATGGTCGATTCCTTCAGCAGATCGACCAGCTAGTATACAAGGACTGAGGCATCGATTCTACCCTATATGGGGTGTACAATACCATCCAGAG TCAATCTCTTCTACCTGTGGATCATCGTTACTTGTTTCGTTTTTGGACGAGGTCCACAAAATCAGTAACCAACCTTCATCCTACCCTAGCCTCCTTCCCTCAATCGTCTCTTCTTGCGCGTACCGTGTCGTCAAGGCTGGATCAACAACGACGTCACATGAACCTTTGCTCACTGCGTCAGCCTCGCCATCAAAGCTCAAGAAGGTGAACAAGGCTTTTGGTGGATTGGGCAAAGGTTTAGCCACGGAGGATGTATTCCAGCGCCtaaggaaaagggagaaggctgTAGCAGAGATATGGCTTGACGGGCAAACA CCTACTCGCCCTTCtacctcttccctcgcttccccatctttccttctcacaTACTCTCTCACCACTCGTACTGTCACCCTTCACCGAGCGGGATTTTCTCCTAGcactctttccctccctgAAGATACCACCTTCTGGGAGTGGTTCTCCGCCGGCCAGGAAGCCATAACCCGCAATCTCCATTCCGACCTGGAACCTCGAATGAGCggctggagaggaggttgggTAGGTTGGTTTGCATatgagatgaaagaggagagtcTTACAGGTTATCGAAGacgagaaagaggagagggagaggaaaaggtagaTGCCTGTTGGGGATGGACAGATCGGTTCTTGGAAAGGACCcccgaggaagaatgggtAGCGAGGGGTGTGATCAGACAAGGTGCGGATCAGCTCGATGGGGTCAAGGAGTGTCAAATGTTGGGGTGGTTGCAAAAGGAAGGCATCGTCCTCGGAGCCACCGAGGATGAATGGAAAAACTACATTCAATCTGTGTCAAACATCCTCGATACTGCCGGTGAATCTCGCGCATCATCCCCATTACCCAAGTTTCATCCCTTCAGCTCTGGTGACGCCTATCAAAAACAAATTGACGCGTGTCGCGAGGCCATTCGACAAGGCGAGAGTTACGAGCTCACCCTTACcacttccttttcctccactccttcatctttcgATCCTTTTGCTCTATACTTGCACCTCCGGAAATTCAATCCCGCCTATTACTCTACCTATATGAGCTTCCCCACCCTCTCTACCTCTTCCTTACACGGCAGCTCCGGAATGCAAGGTATCACCATTCTTTCAAGCTCCCCCGAACGGTTCTTGAAAATCAACTCTTCGAGACAAGTGGAGATGATGCCTATCAAGGGAACGAGAGCGAGAGTCAAGGAAGGGCAATGTGTATGTCGACCTGGCATCGGGTGTGGGGGAGAGAACCCTGGCTCGGAGGAGTGCAaacaagaagggaggagggaagatgagcggagagggagagaactggttgaagatgtcaaAGAACGGGCAGAGAACCTCATG ATCGTTGATCTTATCCGATCCGACTTGCTCTCGTGTTGCATCCCGTCAACAGTCACCGTTCCAAAACTCATTGCTCTGGAATCGTATGGGGTGCATAACCTAGTAACCACGGTGCAAGGCACGTTAGCAGATAATGTTGGGAGTGTGGAAGCTGTCAAAAGATGTTTCCCTCCTG GCTCCATGACGGGTGCACCAAAGCTGAGATCGGTACAGCTTTTGGACGGGTTTGAGAACCATCAGCGAAGGGGCATATATTCCG GTGCTTTGGGTTACTTTTCTGTCGATGGAGTCACAGATCTTAGTGTTGTCATTCGTACGATCGTAGTCGAGGATAATC GATTAAGTATCGGTGCTGGAGGCGCCATCACCTGGCTGTCGGAtagagagaaggaatgggacGAGGTGTTGACCAAGGTCAAGTCTGTTGTTGGGACAATGGACGATGCAGAATGA
- a CDS encoding lipid particle protein: MSSLIPSPTSFLNATAALIAPSPISKSQSPLTPAEGAPLSGDTTLIPNKYLSEKRDEDAGYPPSPLKTKSEAQTTSLNPHPSRSVPQEIPSLVRSPPSTLLDAPARAAMSLPNGQTAAAQARAVRGGEVKTPEYEVDEDGYSRAEDVPLLAAPNPIRPSLSRASSAASTASNRGILRRIFIDRSSTPSQHLTRPTFPPPSLSTYTPMSPTPLSLWAKLNLLFIQTVSVILSTYFLILVVLWAVAAELAKWLPKWIWPDRPRKFPWDDEEYWKKEGRTVSKDPAFYAKQVGMDIEHQTVETDDGYYLKVHRVIDPDAQTHSDGRGGFPVLILHGLFQSSGSFVTSEDRSLAFWLAREGKYQVYLGNTRGVFDMGHRNLSRNDPRFWDWTIRELAMYDLPALVEHVCRETGYDKIAFIGHSQGNGLAFISLSLGMCPSLGSKLSVFIALAPAVYAGTLTTGFPFTTLNKMDWPTWKRFFGVLDFIPLMRWAYDYAPPSMFASLGYIMFAFLFSWTDTNWLHRRKTKMFRFTPTPVSSASIFWWCGKGGFADRKCTLDDSLPRWFDKRFPPLSIYHGGRDFLVFADPLLRRLKEKEKDVKVIKVTKLEDSEHCDFYWAAEAVEWAYLSFLDDIENTRPRYPDEPEFPEGGTETDLS, from the exons ATGTCGTCCCTGATCCCATCTCCAACATCTTTTCTCAACGCAACAGCAGCCCTCATCGCTCCCAGTCCTATCAGCAAGTCTCAGTCACCACTTACACCTGCAGAAGGTGCTCCACTGTCTGGCGACACAACATTGATACCTAATAAGTATCTCAGTGAGAAACGCGACGAAGACGCAGGGTATCCACCGTCCCCTTTGAAAACTAAGAGTGAAGCCCAAACGACCTCTTTGAATCCCCACCCATCCCGATCTGTGCCTCAAGAAATCCCTTCGCTTGTACGAAGTCCCCCTTCGACATTGTTGGATGCCCCAGCAAGAGCAGCGATGAGTCTGCCCAATGGTCAAACTGCGGCCGCCCAGGCCCGAGCAgtgagaggtggagaggtcAAGACGCCAGAGTATGAGgtagatgaagatggtTATTCGAGAGCAGAAGATGTGCCGCTTTTGGCGGCCCCAAACCCAATACGACCGAGCCTGTCGCGCGCGTCTTCTGCCGCCTCGACCGCTTCAAATCGAGGTATCTTGAGACGTATTTTTATTGACCGGTCGTCAACTCCGTCACAGCACCTCACCCGGCCTACTTTCCCCCCTCCGTCATTATCAACGTATACACCCATGTCTCCCactcccctttccctctgGGCAAAACTCAATTTGCTGTTCATCCAAACCGTATCTGTTATACTATCGACCTACTTCCTTATTCTTGTCGTGCTTTGGGCCGTTGCTGCAGAATTGGCAAAATGGTTACCAAAATGGATATGGCCAGATAGACCAAGGAAGTTTCCatgggatgatgaagaatattggaaaaaggagggaagaacgGTCAGTAAAGATCCGGCATTCTATGCAAAACAAGTGGGGATGGACATTGAGCATCAGACTGTGGAGACGGACGATGGCTACTATTTAAA GGTGCACCGTGTTATCGATCCCGACGCCCAAACACATTCTGATGGCCGAGGCGGTTTCCCCGTTCTTATCCTTCACGGCCTGTTTCAATCGTCAGGTTCATTTGTCACATCCGAAGACCGATCTCTTGCATTCTGGTTAGCGAGAGAGGGGAAATACCAAGTCTATCTTGGAAATACAAGAGGAGTGTTTGATATGGGCCATCGTAACTTGAGCCGGAACGACCCAAGATTCTGGG ACTGGACGATTAGAGAACTTGCAATGTACGACCTCCCTGCACTCGTTGAACATGTCTGTCGAGAAACGGGGTATGACAAGATTGCATTCATCGGCCACTCTCAAGGCAACGGTCTCGcattcatctccctctcgCTGGGAATGTGCCCCTCCCTCGGCTCAAAACTTTCTGTATTCATCGCGCTCGCCCCAGCTGTATATGCCGGGACTCTCACCACCGGGTTCCCATTCACTACGTTGAACAAGATGGATTGGCCAACATGGAAGAGGTTCTTCGGTGTACTCGATTTCATACCGCTAATGAGGTGGGCATACGACTATGCGCCACCGAGTATGTTTGCATCGCTGGGTTATATCATGTTTGCATTCTTGTTCAGCTGGACGGATACGAACTG GCTTCACCGACGCAAAACTAAAATGTTTCGCTTTACACCTACCCCCgtctcctccgcctccatcttctggtGGTGCGGCAAAGGCGGCTTCGCGGACCGTAAATGCACGCTGGATGACTCCCTCCCACGATGGTTCGACAAGCGttttcctccactttcaaTCTACcatggtggaagagatttTCTGGTATTCGCTGATCCGCTATTAAGGAGgctgaaagagaaggagaaagatgtaAAGGTGATCAAGGTGACGAAACTGGAGGATAGTGAGCATTGTGATTTTTACTGGGCGGCGGAGGCGGTTGAGTGGGCGTACTTGTCGTTCTTGG ATGATATCGAGAATACAAGACCACGATACCCGGATGAACCTGAATTTCCCGAGGGTGGGACAGAGACCGACTTGTCTTGA
- a CDS encoding 5-formyltetrahydrofolate cyclo-ligase, whose amino-acid sequence MSNPEPNPIGRQEIPDKMAATFALKATLRKTMLRTLKGMSDSEIDKQSRDVFRILLDQNFFKKANSVGCYLSMAHGELRTNLIVDHLLKRGNTAHPALYALKFKAQFDCPGTSLYTPYIPAPPARTQNPSAPSPSSPSPEQDMRMLRLYSTQDLENCPLDRWGIIDPGVERKDVEKSLREDAMSSKAPAMDLILIPGVAFDEECNRLGRGKAYYDRFLQSYTSTRPRPLLMAIALEPQMLSPGERVPTLDWDFQLDGVISPSGIVWRKKSEATN is encoded by the exons ATGAGCAACCCCGAACCTAATCCCATTGGGAGGCAAGAAATACCAGACAAAATGGCTGCAACATTCGCCCTCAAAGCAACACTACGCAAAACCATGCTTCGGACGCTCAAGGGCATGAGTGATTCCGAGATTGACAAGCAGT CCAGGGATGTCTTCCGTATACTCCTTGATCAGAATTTTTTCAAGAAAGCGAACTCGGTTGGGTGCTATCTCAGTATGGCGCACGGTGAATTACGGACGAACTTAATCGtggatcatcttctcaaacgAGGTAATACTGCTCATCCCGCTCTATATGCCCTAAAATTCAAAGCTCAATTCGATTGTCCAGGGACTTCATTGTATACACCATACATCCCTGCACCCCCTGCCCGAACCCAGAACCCCTCTGCCCCGTCGCCCTCCAGCCCATCACCAGAACAAGATATGCGTATGCTCAGGTTGTACTCCACTCAAGATCTGGAAAACTGTCCCCTAGATAGATGGGGGATCATTGACCCTGGAGtagagaggaaggacgtGGAAAAATCTTTACGGGAGGATG CTATGAGTTCCAAAGCGCCCGCAATGGACTTGATCCTCATCCCGGGCGTCGCATTCGACGAAGAGTGTAATAGA CTTGGCCGAGGTAAAGCCTACTATGACCGTTTCCTTCAATCATACACCTCCACGCGTCCTCGCCCTTTACTCA TGGCTATTGCACTTGAGCCGCAAATGTTATCTCCTGGGGAAAGGGTTCCCACCTTGGATTGGGACTTTCAGCTCGACGGGGTCATCTCACCATCTGGCATTGTATGGAGGAAAAAATCGGAGGCAACAAACTAA
- a CDS encoding dolichol-phosphate mannosyltransferase — protein MSLQGQLTTIPCGPFFYPVFTSGDLTANRAVVFIGGLTNGLGAVPFTYPLSDALGKAGWKLIQFHWSSAYGGYGTGSLDRDREEMQALVKYLKTTGGLSKVIIMGHSTGSQNVMHYLSSSMNNDPAYRVDGGIMQAPVSDREVCAKEKPHCDYLSMAETMVKEGRGQEIMPDEFCKKAGFGGVEMKMTAYRLWSLMGVGGDDDYFSADIPLEPTPPYVHSLSTSFGALTAPALALFSEKDAEWIVARPEDLLPKWADVANGKLEWRIIKGASHDVCEKEAQVVLCEDVLSWLGKFE, from the exons aTGTCGCTCCAAGGCCAGCTCACCACCATCCCCTGCGGCCCCTTCTTTTATCCAGTCTTCACCTCCGGTGACCTCACAGCCAACCGCGCTGTCGTCTTCATCGGCGGTCTCACAAACGGCCTTGGCGCAGTGCCCTTCACTTATCCCCTGAGCGATGCCCTAGGGAAAGCCGGGTGGAAGCT AATTCAATTCCACTGGAGCTCAGCGTATGGCGGTTACGGCACAGGTAGTTTGGACCGAGATCGAGAGGAGATGCAGGCCTTGGTCAAGTACTTGAAGACGACTGGCG GCTTATCTAAAGTGATTATCATGGGTCACTCGACAGGCTCCCAAAACGTCATGCACTAtctctcctcgtccatgAACAACGACCCTGCCTACCGTGTCGACGGCGGGATCATGCAAGCGCCCGTCTCTGACAGAGAAGTTTGTGCCAAAGAAAAACCGCACTGCGACTATCTCTCCATGGCGGAAACGATGGttaaagaaggaagagggcagGAAATAATGCCGGATGAGTTTTGCAAAAAGGCAGGGTTTGGAGGGGtcgagatgaagatgacggcGTATAGGCTCTGGAGTCTGATGGGTGTTGG TGGCGACGATGACTACTTTTCCGCCGACATCCCTCTCGAGCCCACCCCGCCATACGTTCACTcactctccacctcctttgGTGCACTCACCGCCCCAGCGCTAGCACTCTTTTCTGAAAAAGACGCCGAGTGGATCGTCGCCCGCCCAGAAGACTTGCTTCCCAAGTGGGCAGATGTCGCTAACGGCAAACTAGAATGGCGCATTATCAAGGGCGCATCGCATGATGTATGCGAAAAGGAGGCTCAGGTGGTTCTTTGTGAAGATGTATTGAGCTGGTTGGGCAAGTTTGAGTAA
- a CDS encoding saccharopepsin: MKTSAILIAALSAAASVEAGIHRMKLEKQSLSSTSLTGDIPTFYPSPELEAKWLASKYLGQDYEKQMPLMGFDGTGKKFKSGNEHTERHEQKDQDRYWAQMVDVLKDGHSVPLSNYMNAQYFAQIELGTPPQTFKVVLDTGSSNLWVPSVGCTSIACFLHSKYDSSQSSTYKANGSDFAIHYGSGSLEGFVSQDTLAIGDLTVKGQDFAEATKEPGLAFAFGKFDGILGLAYDTISVNHIVPPFYNMLNQALLDDPVFSFRLGSSENDGGEAMFGGIDKSAYSGSLHYVPVRRKGYWEVELESISFGDDELELENTGAAIDTGTSLIVMPTDVAEMLNKEIGAEKSWNGQYTVDCNTVPSLPELSFTFEGRAYTLSGEDYILNVGSTCISSFTGMDIPPPMGPIYIVGDVFLRKYYTVYDLGRNAVGFAKSK; this comes from the exons ATGAAGACGTCCGCCATCCTTATCGCAGCTTTGTCTGCCGCCGCGTCAGTCGAGGCCGGCATCCACAG AATGAAATTGGAGAAGCAGTCTCTGTCCTCGACTTCTCTCACTGGTGATATTCCTACCttttatccttctccagAGCTAGAGGCGAAATGGCTCGCATCCAAATATCTTGGCCAAGACTACGAGAAACAGATGCCTCTCATGGGTTTCGACGGTACTGGCAAGAAGTTCAAATCTGGAAATGAGCACACCGAGCGCCATGAACAGAAAGATCAAGATAGGTATTGGGCTCAAATGGTCGACGTGTTAAAGGATGGGCACAGCGTTCCCTTATCCA ACTACATGAATGCCCAGTATTTCGCCCAAATTGAGCTAGGCACGCCCCCCCAGACGTTTAAAGTGGTCCTTGATACCGGTTCGTCTAATCTTTGGGTGCCAAGTGTTGGATGCACTAGCATCGCCTGCTTC CTTCATAGCAAGTATGACAGTTCTCAGTCCTCGACATACAAGGCCAACGGCTCTGATTTCGCGATTCACTATGGCTCTGGCTCTCTCGAGGGTTTTGTCTCTCAGGATACTCTTGCCATTGGTGATCTCACCGTCAAAGGGCAGGATTTTGCTGAGGCTACTAAGGAGCCGGGGCTTGCTTTTGCCTTCGGTAAATTTGACGGTATTCTTGGTCTGGCATACGACACTATTTCTGTTAATCACATTGTGCCCCCCTTCTACAATATGCTTAACCAAGCTCTTCTGGATGATCctgtcttctccttccgccTTGGCTCCTCTGAAAACGACGGCGGTGAAGCTATGTTTGGCGGTATTGACAAGTCTGCCTATTCTGGCAGTTTGCATTACGTGCCCGTCAGACGAAAGGGGTACTGGGAAGTTGAGCTTGAAAGCATTAGCtttggtgatgatgaacttGAGCTGGAGAACACTGGCGCTGCCATCGATACCGGAACTTCCCTCATTGTGATGCCGACAGATGTCGCTGAAATGCTCAACAAGGA GATCGGTGCCGAGAAATCTTGGAATGGACAATATACTGTCGATTGCAATACCGTTCCTTCGCTTCCTGAACTCTCCTTCACTTTCGAGGGAAGGGCATATACACTCAGTGGTGAAGACTACATCCTCAATGTCGGAAGTACTtgtatctcttctttcaccgGCATGGATATCCCCCCTCCTATGGGGCCTATTTATATTGTTGGCGAT GTGTTCCTTCGTAAGTATTACACTGTATATGATCTTGGTAGGAACGCCGTGGGCTTTGCCAAGTCAAAGTAG
- a CDS encoding translation initiation factor IF-2 produces the protein MSKDEDRQGSKKVKGGMRKKKDDAGRRMSGGESNKGYGLVGNAVRAYEADNRDTFTKGLSRWGLSADERGERKVGFGNKHFRPEIQPTGLSSTQGDRTGHSNIQSRATSSIPLEEDGDDDTVPVKRSHGSKDRKGRSVSHSLLSRFRTDDQEPAIPFQKHHRRDRQSHVPQPVPPRKPKAPKPKIISSRSEKEVYIPRTISTGNLAKIFGVKLFPLQAKMMQLDMSEDQRRSDYLLSSEEACNIAIEYGYNPIVDDDASFDIYPDPDPVDGPERPLRPPVVTIMGHVDHGKTTLLDSLRHTSVAASEAGGITQHIGAFSVPLSSLLPHVDSSSAASTITFLDTPGHAAFTAMRARGASVTDIIVLVVAADDGVMPQTKEVIELAKNEGDKVGLVVAINKCDKPEVNIQKVKNALGAEGIFLEEDGGDIPSVRVSALKKTGLDDLVETLSTLAEIRDLRARRDGKAEGYVLESRVDKGRGNVASVLITKGALRAGASIVAGNTWCRVRQMQDDKGKPLREALPGTPVFVTGWKDLPSAGDELLEARSGEDEAKKAVSNRKRDEERKRLMADVEQINAKRKEERQRLEAEAAAAAEAGERGEDISVNAHSRKPEFKTLNLLVKADVSGTVEAVVGSLEHIGNKEAGVKIIHTGVGEISESDVSLAEASGVGFNVTAPRAIQTIAKNANVPLQLESVIYRLIDKVRQDVASLLPPTIEYSVKGEATVLQLFSINLKRKQTVTIAGCRVNNGIIDRTEGVRVLRGPERKVVYEGSIETLKHLKKDVHEVRKGMECGIALEGFVDIREADEIVTFVKVEVPREL, from the exons ATGtcgaaggatgaagatcgTCAAGGATCAAAGAAAGTGAAAGGAGgtatgaggaagaaaaaggatgatgcAGGAAGACGAATGAGTGG CGGCGAATCAAACAAAGGATATGGACTAGTAGGCAATGCCGTACGGGCTTACGAGGCCGATAATAGAGACACTTTTACAAAAGGTCTCTCTCGCTGGGGGCTCTCTGCagatgaaagaggtgaaagGAAAGTCGGCTTCGGTAACAAACACTTTCGTCCTGAAATCCAACCTACTGGGCTCTCTA GCACTCAAGGAGATCGCACAGGTCACTCTAATATCCAATCAAGGGCCACAAGTAGTATACCATTAGAGGAGGAcggggatgatgatacaGTGCCTGTGAAGCGCTCACATGGTTCCAAGGACCGAAAAGGCCGATCAGTCTCTCACTCACTGCTCTCTCGTTTCCGAACCGACGATCAGGAGCCTGCTATTCCATTCCAAAAGCACCATCGTCGTGACCGCCAAAGCCATGTTCCGCAACCAGTACCGCCTCGTAAGCCGAAAGCACCAAAGCCCAAAATTATCAGTTCGCGTTCGGAGAAAGAAGTTTACATACCACGGACGATATCAACTGGTAATCTGGCAAAAATATTCGGTGTCAAACTTTTCCCTCTACAAGCCAAGATGATGCAGCTAGACATGTCGGAAGACCAGAGGAGATCAGATTACTTGCTTAGCTCAGAGGAAGCATGCAATATAGCAATTGAATATGGGTATAACCCTATcgtggatgatgatgcgaGCTTTGACATCTATCCTGA TCCTGATCCAGTTGATGGGCCTGAACGGCCCTTAAGGCCTCCTGT GGTCACCATTATGGGCCATGTTGATCACGGCAAAACCACGCTTTTGGACTCTCTCCGTCATACATCTGTTGCCGCCTCTGAAGCTGGTGGCATCACACAACATATTGGTGCATTCTCCGTAcccctttcttcccttcttcctcatgtcgactcttcttccgctgcGTCTACTATCACTTTCCTCGACACTCCTGGCCATGCAGCGTTCACTGCCATGCGAGCGCGAGGCGCATCCGTCACTGACATCATCGTTCTCGTCGTGGCAGCAGATGACGGAGTTATGCCTCAAACTAAGGAGGTTATCGAACTTGCCAAGAATGAAGGCGATAAAGTAGGATTAGTTGTGGCTATCAATAAATGCGACAAGCCCGAAGTGAACATTCAAAAGGTAAAGAACGCACTGGGAGCCGAGGGTATCTTtctggaagaggatggtggtgatATTCCTAGCGTACGTGTCTCGGCCTTGAAGAAAACGGGTCTGGACGACTTAGTGGAAACCTTGTCGACGCTAGCAGAAATCAGGGATTTGAGAGCCAGGAGAGACGGGAAAGCAGAGGGCTATGTGCTTGAGTCAAGGGTGGATAAAGGCAGAGG GAACGTGGCTTCAGTACTGATCACCAAGGGCGCATTGCGCGCAGGAGCGTCCATCGTTGCTGGCAACACATGGTGTCGCGTCCGTCAAATGCAAGATGACAAGGGAAAGCCATTACGCGAGGCTTTGCCAGGCACCCCTGTCTTCGTCACTGGCTGGAAAGATCTTCCCAGCGCTGGCGATGAGCTCCTTGAAGCAAGGTCTGGCGAAGACGAGGCGAAGAAAGCTGTCAGCAATCGTAAGCGTgacgaagaaaggaaaCGACTCATGGCGGATGTCGAGCAAATTAATGCGAAAcgcaaggaagagagacaaCGGCTGGAGGCAGAAGCTGCGGCTGCGGCTGAAGCaggggagagaggggaagacATCTCGGTCAATGCGCACAGCAGGAAACCCGAATTCAAAACTTTGAACCTTTTGGTCAAGGCAGATGTTAGCGGCACCGTCGAGGCTGTTGTGGGTTCCTTAGAACACATCGGGAACAAGGAAGCTGGAGTCAAAATCATTCATACAGGGGTTGGTGAAATATCGGAATCGGACGTTTCGTTGGCTGAGGCTTCCGGGG TAGGATTCAATGTTACTGCCCCTCGGGCTATTCAAACTATTGCCAAGAATGCCAACGTTCCTCTCCAACTGGAATCTGTCATTTACCGTCTGATTGACAAGGTCCGCCAGGACGTTGCATCACTCCTTCCCCCTACTATCGAATACTCTGTCAAGGGTGAAGCTACGGTTCTACAGCTTTTTTCAATAAATCTCAAACGGAAACAAACTGTTACGATTGCAGGGTGCCGGGTGAATAACGGGATCATCGACCGCACCGAGGGTGTCAGGGTTTTAAGGGGGCCGGAAAGGAAAGTGGTTTACGAGGGGTCTATCGAGACACTGAAGCATCTGAAGAAAGATGTGCACGAAGTTAGAAAAGGCATGGAATGCGGCATCGCTCTTGAAGGATTTGTGGATATAAGGGAAGCAGATGAAATTGTCACTTTCGTCAAGGTTGAAGTACCAAGGGAGCTGTGA